The Tachyglossus aculeatus isolate mTacAcu1 chromosome 4, mTacAcu1.pri, whole genome shotgun sequence genome contains a region encoding:
- the NOP56 gene encoding nucleolar protein 56 gives MVLLHLLFEHAAGYALLALKEVEEIGLLLPQVEESVLNLSKFHNLVRLVAFSPFTSAQSALDNANAISEGVVHEDLRLLLDTNLPAKKKKVVLGVGDPKIGAAIQEELGYPCQAGGVVAEILRGVRLHFPSLVKGLTATSASKAQLGLGHSYSRSKVKFNVNRVDNMIIQAISLLDQLEKDINTFSMRVREWYGYHFPELVRLVSDSTTYCRLAQLIGCRRELSEEKLEALEEVTMDGAKAQAILDASRSSMGMDVSPIDLINIESFSRRVVSLSEYRLGLLRYLCSKMNQVAPSLAALIGEVVGARLISHAGSLTSLAKYPASTVQILGAEKALFRALKTRGNTPKYGLIFHSTFIGRAAAKNKGRISRYLANKCSIAARIDCFSEVPTSVFGEKLREQVEERLSFYETGEPPRKNLDVMKEAVVEAGEVAAELRRKLAKKEKKRLKKRRKLEAAAAEGDADGPEANGEEPGQKRKKKKKRRSEAEENGVEGEEEEEEEEPQTPKPKKKRKSGPPAEDPESPPPKKSKKKKARAQSEED, from the exons GTCCTGCTGCACTTGCTCTTCGAGCACGCGGCGGGCTACGCCCTGCTGGCcctgaaggaggtggaggagatcgGCCTGCTGCTGCCGCAG GTCGAGGAGTCCGTGCTGAACCTGAGCAAGTTCCACAACCTCGTCCGCCTCGTGGCCTTCTCGCCCTTCACGTCGGCCCAAAGCGCGCTGGACAATGCCAATGCCATCTCCGAGG gCGTGGTGCACGAAGACCTGCGTCTGCTGCTGGACACCAACCTGCCAGCCAAGAAGAAGAAAGTGGTGCTGGGAGTCGGGGATCCCAAGATCGGAGCGGCGatccaggaggagctgggttatcCGTGCCAGGCGGGGGGCGTGGTGGCTGAAATCCTCCGAG GCGTCCGGCTGCATTTCCCCTCCCTGGTGAAGGGACTGACGGCCACGTCGGCCTCCAAGGCCCAGCTGGGCCTGGGCCACAGCTACTCCCGCTCCAAGGTCAAGTTCAACGTCAACCGCGTGGACAACATGATCATCCAGGCCATCAGCCTGTTGGACCAGCTGGAGAAGGACATCAACACCTTCTCCATGCGCGTCCG GGAGTGGTACGGCTATCACTTCCCCGAGCTGGTGCGCCTCGTCAGCGACAGCACGACTTACTGCCGCCTGGCCCAGCTGATCGGCTGCCGGCGGGAGCTCAgcgaggagaagctggaggcgcTGGAGGAGGTGACCATGGACGGCGCCAAGGCCCAGGCCATCCTGGACGCCTCCCGTTCCTCCATGG GCATGGACGTCTCCCCCATCGACCTCATCAACATCGAGAGCTTCTCGCGGCGGGTCGTGTCGCTGTCCGAGTACCGGCTCGGCCTCCTGCGGTACCTGTGCTCCAAGATGAACCAGGTGGCTCCCAGCCTGGCCGCCCTCATCGGCGAGGTG GTGGGCGCCCGCCTCATCTCCCACGCCGGCAGCCTGACCAGCCTGGCCAAGTACCCCGCGTCCACGGTGCAGATCCTGGGGGCCGAGAAGGCCTTGTTCAG GGCCCTGAAGACGCGGGGGAACACCCCCAAGTACGGGCTCATCTTCCACTCGACCTTCATCGGCCGGGCGGCCGCCAAGAACAAAGGCCGCATCTCCCGCTACCTGGCCAACAAGTGCAGCATCGCCGCCCGCATCGACTGCTTCTCGG AGGTGCCCACCAGCGTGTTCGGGGAGAAGCTGCGtgagcaggtggaggagaggctGTCCTTCTACGAGACGGGAGAGCCGCCCCGCAAGAACCTGGACGTGATGAAGGAGGCCGTGGTGGAG GCCGGGGAGGTGGCAGCCGAGCTGCGCAGGAAGCTGGCGAAGAAAGAGAAGAAGCGGCTGAAGAAGCGGCGGAAGCTCGAGGCCGCCGCGGCCGAAGGGGACGCGGACGGCCCCGAGGCCAACGGCGAG GAGCCGGGGCAGAAacggaagaagaaaaagaagcggCGGTCGGAGGCCGAGGAGAACggagtggaaggggaggaggaggaggaggaggaggaaccgcaGACCCCCAAACCCAAGAAGAAGAGGAAGTCGGGACCCCCCGCAGAAGACCCGGAGTCGCCCCCTCCTAAGAAGAGCAAAAAGAAAAAGGCCCGGGCCCAGTCGGAAGAGGATTAA